A stretch of Aedes aegypti strain LVP_AGWG chromosome 2, AaegL5.0 Primary Assembly, whole genome shotgun sequence DNA encodes these proteins:
- the LOC5566119 gene encoding V-type proton ATPase subunit C isoform X1, giving the protein MSEYWLISAPGDKTCQQTWETMNNLTSKQNNLCENFKFHIPDLKVGTLDQLVGLSDDLGKLDAYVEQSTRKIASYLGDVLEDQRDKLYENLQANNSPGPPDESPLNDPGDNCFNTLSSTSQQQLQQRRSCTDLSNHGTNSSCGYCSHHTNSSASGSERDMDSSSCVCVASGSMPDSPVIVEITDSLECQKQQSPHPQSTTANVPLFFGARKRSHSSNCNVLSSDPEPDHDRDHDHESSFEWWFHRRKSSHKSRSRSSSHICGGTTGGSLPFRSSPVSSCCGSQGRSSPEAMEQEIYGGNFSNSAVATTNTTTSTRNGAVPSLYGPISPDDLTTYITRFQWDLAKYPTKQSLRNIADIISKQVGQIDADLKTKSAAYNNLKGNLQNLEKKQTGSLLTRNLADLVKREHFILDSEYLTTLLVIVPKQMVNDWNANYEKITDMIVPRSSQLITQDNDYALCTVTLFKKVVDEFKLHARERKFVVREFTYNEEELAAGKNEITKLVTDKKKQFGPLVRWLKVNFSECFCAWIHVKALRVFVESVLRYGLPVNFQAILIHPNKKNTKRLRDVLMQLYGHLDGSAASSGGNADNVDIPGLGFGQSEYYPYVYYKLNIDMVENKV; this is encoded by the exons ATGTCCGAGTATTGGCTAATATCCGCCCCGGGTGACAAGACCTGTCAGCAAACCTGGGAAACGATGAACAACTTAACCAGCAAGCAGAACAACCTCTGCGAGAACTTCAAGTTCCACATTCCGGATTTGAAG GTCGGTACACTGGATCAGCTCGTCGGTTTGTCCGATGACTTGGGCAAGCTCGACGCCTATGTGGAGCAGTCGACACGTAAGATTGCCTCATACCTGGGGGACGTTCTCGAGGATCAGCGGGATAAGCTGTACGAAAATCTGCAGGCAAACAACA GTCCTGGACCGCCTGACGAGTCTCCACTGAATGATCCCGGAGATAATTGTTTCAACACTTTGTCGTCTACGAGTCAGCAACAGCTTCAACAGCGTCGTTCCTGTACTGACCTCAGCAATCATGGCACAAATTCGAGCTGCGGTTATTGTTCCCATCATACAAATTCGTCGGCATCCGGTTCAGAGCGGGACATGGATTCATCGTCCTGCGTTTGTGTCGCTTCGGGTTCGATGCCTGACTCTCCGGTAATCGTTGAAATCACCGACAGTTTAGAGTGTCAAAAACAGCAATCACCACACCCTCAGTCCACAACGGCAAATGTTCCTTTATTTTTCGGTGCCAGGAAACGCAGTCACAGTAGCAATTGTAATGTGCTTTCGTCCGACCCCGAGCCGGACCACGATCGTGACCATGATCACGAAAGTAGCTTCGAATGGTGGTTCCATAGGCGCAAAAGCTCGCACAAATCCAG GAGCCGCTCGTCCAGTCACATTTGCGGTGGTACGACTGGTGGAAGTTTGCCATTCCGGTCTTCACCGGTAAGCAGCTGTTGTGGCAGTCAAGGACGATCCAGTCCGGAAGCAATGGAACAAGAGATTTATGGTGGAAATTTTAGTAACTCAGCTGTCGCTACTACTAACACTACCACGTCCACTAGGAATGGTGCGGTGCCTTCCCTATACGGCCCGATCAGTCCAG ATGACCTGACCACCTACATTACCCGTTTCCAGTGGGATCTGGCCAAGTACCCAACGAAGCAATCGCTCCGCAACATTGCCGACATCATCTCGAAACAGGTTGGTCAGATCGATGCGGATCTTAAGACCAAATCCGCTGCCTACAACAATCTGAAAGGAAATCTGCAAAATCTGGAAAAGAAGCAGAC AGGAAGCTTGTTGACGCGTAATTTGGCGGATCTGGTCAAACGGGAACACTTCATCCTAGATTCAGAATATTTGACCACACTGCTGGTGATCGTGCCCAA GCAAATGGTCAATGACTGGAACGCCAACTACGAGAAGATCACCGACATGATCGTGCCACGTTCATCGCAGCTGATCACCCAGGACAATGACTACGCGCTGTGCACCGTTACGCTGTTCAAGAAGGTTGTGGACGAGTTCAAATTGCACGCCCGTGAGCGCAAGTTTGTCGTTCGTGAGTTTACGTACAACGAGGAGGAGTTGGCTGCCGGCAAGAACGAAATCACCAAACTGGTGACGGACAAGAAGAAACAGTTT GGTCCCCTCGTCAGATGGCTGAAGGTCAACTTTAGCGAATGCTTCTGTGCATGGATCCACGTGAAAGCCCTTCGTGTGTTCGTAGAATCCGTTCTAAG atacgGTTTGCCAGTCAATTTCCAGGCCATTCTTATTCATCCCAACAAGAAGAACACCAAGCGTCTGAGGGACGTCCTTATGCAGTTGTACGGACATTTGGATGGATCAGCGGCGTCGTCCGGAGGAAACGCAGAC AACGTCGACATTCCCGGCCTTGGATTCGGACAATCGGAATACTATCCGTACGTGTATTACAAGCTGAATATTGACATGGTCGAGAACAAGGTCTAA
- the LOC5566119 gene encoding V-type proton ATPase subunit C isoform X2: MSEYWLISAPGDKTCQQTWETMNNLTSKQNNLCENFKFHIPDLKVGTLDQLVGLSDDLGKLDAYVEQSTRKIASYLGDVLEDQRDKLYENLQANNNDLTTYITRFQWDLAKYPTKQSLRNIADIISKQVGQIDADLKTKSAAYNNLKGNLQNLEKKQTGSLLTRNLADLVKREHFILDSEYLTTLLVIVPKQMVNDWNANYEKITDMIVPRSSQLITQDNDYALCTVTLFKKVVDEFKLHARERKFVVREFTYNEEELAAGKNEITKLVTDKKKQFGPLVRWLKVNFSECFCAWIHVKALRVFVESVLRYGLPVNFQAILIHPNKKNTKRLRDVLMQLYGHLDGSAASSGGNADNVDIPGLGFGQSEYYPYVYYKLNIDMVENKV; this comes from the exons ATGTCCGAGTATTGGCTAATATCCGCCCCGGGTGACAAGACCTGTCAGCAAACCTGGGAAACGATGAACAACTTAACCAGCAAGCAGAACAACCTCTGCGAGAACTTCAAGTTCCACATTCCGGATTTGAAG GTCGGTACACTGGATCAGCTCGTCGGTTTGTCCGATGACTTGGGCAAGCTCGACGCCTATGTGGAGCAGTCGACACGTAAGATTGCCTCATACCTGGGGGACGTTCTCGAGGATCAGCGGGATAAGCTGTACGAAAATCTGCAGGCAAACAACA ATGACCTGACCACCTACATTACCCGTTTCCAGTGGGATCTGGCCAAGTACCCAACGAAGCAATCGCTCCGCAACATTGCCGACATCATCTCGAAACAGGTTGGTCAGATCGATGCGGATCTTAAGACCAAATCCGCTGCCTACAACAATCTGAAAGGAAATCTGCAAAATCTGGAAAAGAAGCAGAC AGGAAGCTTGTTGACGCGTAATTTGGCGGATCTGGTCAAACGGGAACACTTCATCCTAGATTCAGAATATTTGACCACACTGCTGGTGATCGTGCCCAA GCAAATGGTCAATGACTGGAACGCCAACTACGAGAAGATCACCGACATGATCGTGCCACGTTCATCGCAGCTGATCACCCAGGACAATGACTACGCGCTGTGCACCGTTACGCTGTTCAAGAAGGTTGTGGACGAGTTCAAATTGCACGCCCGTGAGCGCAAGTTTGTCGTTCGTGAGTTTACGTACAACGAGGAGGAGTTGGCTGCCGGCAAGAACGAAATCACCAAACTGGTGACGGACAAGAAGAAACAGTTT GGTCCCCTCGTCAGATGGCTGAAGGTCAACTTTAGCGAATGCTTCTGTGCATGGATCCACGTGAAAGCCCTTCGTGTGTTCGTAGAATCCGTTCTAAG atacgGTTTGCCAGTCAATTTCCAGGCCATTCTTATTCATCCCAACAAGAAGAACACCAAGCGTCTGAGGGACGTCCTTATGCAGTTGTACGGACATTTGGATGGATCAGCGGCGTCGTCCGGAGGAAACGCAGAC AACGTCGACATTCCCGGCCTTGGATTCGGACAATCGGAATACTATCCGTACGTGTATTACAAGCTGAATATTGACATGGTCGAGAACAAGGTCTAA